A stretch of DNA from Sandaracinaceae bacterium:
TCGAGCACCTCGGGCTCGTCGCAGGACGTCAACAGCTCCTCCCAGGTAGACAGCGCTTCTGCGTCCGCCGCTCCAATCCCTGTCATGACCCTCCTCCGGCGACGAGCGCATGCATGTGGCACGCACCGTGGGCCTCGTCAGCGAGGGGAGCACGCCTCTGGCGCCGGAGCGCGATGACTCGAGCGAGTTCAACCACCCTCGGTGAGCGCGATTCCCATGCCATTCGATATCGCCTGGTCCGATCCACGCCTCACCTGGCAGTGGCCGACTGCACGCTGTGAACCTCGGAACACCCCACGCGCACCGCATCGTCGCGGAAGACCTGGTCACTGACCGCAGCTGCCATGGGCAGCGCGGCGAACACGAAGCAGGTCCCACAGGCGACCACCAGCACCGCGCGCGGGCCGATGGCGAGCCACCTGGACAGCCCAACCACGACTCCTACCAAGTTGATCACCGTCGCGGGGAGCAACGTCCACCACACGGGGGGACCGCACAGCGTCATCCAGCCAGACGTCGAGAAGACACCCAACAAGACCCACGCGGGAACGAACATCACCTTGAACGAAGGCTCGCGGCCGCCGAGGGGCACAGTGAGGTGAGGGTCGTGCGGTGAACGGCTCATGCGTGGGGTGTGCGGCAACGTGACCTAGTGTCGGCTGGCATCATAGCCCGAGAGCAGCGCGAACGATACGCGCCGTGGGCTCCTCCAGGACCGCGAACACGACGGTCGACACCTGGCGCGTCGGGCCGGCCCACCCGCGTAGGGCGCGCACCATCGCGCCCGCTGATGCGGTCTCGCCGGCCCCGCCGTGTCCCGCCCCGAGCAGCGGAAGGCCGAGCACGAACGACTCGGCGGACTCCGACATGGCGAGCTCCTCGGCGGCGTCTAGCGCGGCGCGCGTGCATCGCTCGATGCGGGTCGGGCCCGACGGTCCACCCGTCTCGGGGTCGGGCTTGCGATAGTCCACAGCAGCCACGTGCAGCACCCACCGGAACGCGCTCGCTGTACCCGCCGTCGTGACGAGGCAGTCGTCCGGCCCGAGGGGCTCGTCGAACTCTTCCTCCCACGCGCTCCGCACCAGCCGTTGGTACGGGGCGCCGCCGCACGCCTCGCGAATCGCGCCGCTTACCCCAGTGCCCAACGCCACCTCCGGGTTCGAGGCGTTCACGATGGCGTCAGCGCGCAGGCTGGCGTCGACGAGGCTCCCCACGAACACGCGGCAGTCCATGGCCCGCATGGTAACGGGCCGCGCTGACCTCGTCACCGCTGACACCCGCGCGCCCTCGCGATACCTTCTGCCGTGTCCGACTCCGACCTCGAGTTCATCACGTCCGTCCGTAAGCGCCCAGGCATGTACGTGGGAGACCCGTACGACGGCAGTGGCCTGCACCACCTGCTGCGCGAGCTCCTCGCGAACGCCCTGGACCAGTTCTACGTGGGGCGCCTGACGCGTATCGATGTCTCGGTCCTCGCCGACGGACGCCTGCGCGTGGAAGACGACGGCCGAGGGATCTCGACAGCACGCGACGCCGACGGGAGGACGTTCCTCGAGCGTGTGTTCACGACGCGGCACACGACGCCGACCGCCGATGGCCACGCACCCCATTGACATCTCGCGGACGTCGGCCTCGGCCTCGCGCCCGTGTGCGCGCTGTCGGCCGCGCTGCTCGTCCAGGTCAGGAACGCAGACGGCTGCTTCCGACGGACGTTCGCGTGCGGCGTCGCGACCGGCGACCTGGTGCGCACGGGGCCCGCGACGACCACGGGGGCCACTGTGGAGCTGCTCCCCGACCCCGACATCTTTCCGCGCCCCGCCTGGGACCCGGCGCGGATAGACCCGATGCTGCGCGAGCTGGCGAGCTTGTGCCCGGGCCTCACCACGTCCTTCGCGTTCGAGCGGCGCCGCTACGGCCCGTTCGAAGACCTGCGAGACCTCGTGTGTGAGCTGGGCGATGGTCGCCCGCGCCCGGAGGACGTCATCCTGTGCAGCGCCGACGACGGACCGATGAGCGCGCGCGTCGGCCTCTGGTTCTCGAACCCCGCGTTCGGCGCGCCCCCGCGCGAGGCCAGCTACTGCAACCTGCTGAAGACACACGCCGGAACGCACCTCGATGGCTTCCGGCGCGGGCTCGTCGATGCGGTCGCGAGCGCGGCTGGCGCGCGTTCACGCGGGCGGACCACCGCGGCGTACGACCGCGTTGCAAGGGGGCTCGTCGCCGTGATCAGCGTGACCCTCGTCGACCCTTCGTACGGAGCGCCCACCAAGGACCAGCTCACCACGCCGGCGGCACGCGGCCTGGTCGAGCGCGCCGTGCGCGAAGGCTTCGGCGCGGCGCTTGCCAAGGACCCCCAACTCGCGGCGTCGCTCACCGAGAGGCTGGCCCGATGACCGAGGACGAGCTCATCGCTCGGTTCGGTGTGCCACCCGCGGACCCGCGACACTCACCCGAGATTCGCCGTGTACTCGAAGAGGAGACGCAGCGCCTGCGGGACGGCACGGGGGACAGCGCCGCGGCACGCCTGCTCTGCGTCCACCTGTGCCTCGGTGGCGATGTGACCGATGCGCTCGCGGTGTGGCGAGCCAAGCAATCCTCGTTCGACGCGGGATGCTCCATCGACGTCCAGCTGATGTGCGGTGCTGGACTCGCCACGACGAAGCAGCACCTCGCCGCGCTCACGGGAGCGCTCGCGCGCGACGCGCTCGACTACATCGAGGTGTGCGAAGCGCATGGGGACTTCGACGGCTTTGATGTCGACGAGCTGCGCGCAGACGCCCAGCGCTACTACAGCGACGCGCCGTAGCACTCGGCGCCACCACACGCCCCAAATGCCGAGCGACGGCCGTAGCAGCGCCCGGGTTCTCGCAGGCCCATGGCGCGACAGCCCCAGCGGCTCCGTGCCTTCAGAAGCTCCGCACGGGACCACCCTCTCCCGCTGAAACGCCCACTGCGTGGAGCGCATCGAGGTCGCCGTAGGCCACGCGAACGGAACAGCCGCGGGCCACGAGCTGAGGCGCTGCCTCGCCCATGTGGCGCCACTGCACCTCGTGCCAAGGGGTCTGACCAAAGAGTGTGCGAACACCTGCCTGGGTGGCTTCGATACGCGCAGCAGCGACACCGAACGCGAGCGCGGACGCCAGCAAACCAGCCGCGGCCACGCTGCCCGCGACGACCGAGCCTGCGCCCGCGACGGAAGACCCGCCCACGGCAACCGCGAACGCGCCAATGCCGCACATGCCGAAGGCACACCCTGCGCCCAAACGGTCTCCAACGCTCCGCTGGATGACCAGCATGCCGGCGCGCCGCACCACCCCAGCGGGAGCGCGTGCGAGGGAGACGCTCATGACCGCACCCGCCGTGATGGCCATCCACGGTACCCACGGCAGCAGCGCCCGTAG
This window harbors:
- a CDS encoding macro domain-containing protein, with the protein product MDCRVFVGSLVDASLRADAIVNASNPEVALGTGVSGAIREACGGAPYQRLVRSAWEEEFDEPLGPDDCLVTTAGTASAFRWVLHVAAVDYRKPDPETGGPSGPTRIERCTRAALDAAEELAMSESAESFVLGLPLLGAGHGGAGETASAGAMVRALRGWAGPTRQVSTVVFAVLEEPTARIVRAALGL